The following coding sequences lie in one Vicinamibacterales bacterium genomic window:
- a CDS encoding sigma-70 family RNA polymerase sigma factor produces the protein MTDLEHNGAGGVWAAFEAEAMPHVDRLFRLAVWWERDKTEAEDLVQDTLVQALRSFHRYTIGTNCRAWLITILQHVRLNRHRARRREPLVEDPGDRLAGALPFVPAVPQHLTDDELLAALGDLPEVYRDVILLCDVEELSYKDIAQALGIPLGTVMSRLHRGRGLLRRTLAARRAGGEADGVSRGAVS, from the coding sequence ATGACGGACCTCGAGCACAATGGCGCGGGCGGCGTGTGGGCGGCTTTCGAAGCCGAGGCGATGCCGCACGTGGATCGGCTGTTCCGGCTCGCGGTGTGGTGGGAACGGGACAAGACCGAAGCCGAAGACCTGGTGCAGGACACCCTCGTCCAGGCGCTGCGATCGTTCCACCGGTACACGATCGGCACCAACTGCCGCGCGTGGCTGATCACGATCCTCCAGCACGTCCGGCTCAATCGCCACCGCGCGCGACGCCGTGAACCGCTCGTGGAAGACCCGGGCGATCGCCTGGCGGGGGCGCTGCCGTTCGTGCCGGCCGTCCCCCAGCACCTCACCGACGACGAGCTGCTCGCGGCGCTCGGAGACCTGCCGGAGGTCTACCGGGACGTGATCCTGCTCTGCGACGTCGAGGAGCTGTCGTACAAGGACATCGCGCAGGCGCTCGGCATCCCGCTGGGCACCGTGATGTCGCGGCTGCACCGCGGCCGCGGCCTGCTGCGGCGGACGCTGGCCGCCCGCCGCGCTGGGGGCGAGGCAGACGGAGTGTCGAGAGGAGCCGTCTCGTAA